A DNA window from Luteolibacter luteus contains the following coding sequences:
- a CDS encoding RNA polymerase sigma factor translates to MSEFQQLVDSHYEALYRFAMSLSKSADTAADLVQQTFCIWAQKGHQLKERDKAKTWLFTTLHREFLAHARKAKRYTDEELTEAVAGRICSEEDDTERQMDGQRALELLGELDETFRSPLALFYLQQHSYKEIAEILDVPIGTVMSRISRAKEMLRRRMTAEPSSAPKNILQLQPEALRHG, encoded by the coding sequence ATGTCGGAATTCCAGCAACTTGTCGACTCGCATTACGAGGCGCTCTATCGCTTCGCGATGTCCCTCTCGAAAAGTGCGGACACGGCGGCGGACCTTGTCCAGCAGACCTTCTGCATCTGGGCCCAGAAGGGGCACCAGCTGAAGGAGCGGGACAAGGCGAAGACTTGGCTCTTCACCACCCTGCACCGCGAGTTCCTAGCCCATGCCCGCAAGGCGAAGCGCTACACCGACGAGGAGCTGACCGAAGCGGTGGCAGGCCGCATTTGCTCCGAGGAGGACGACACCGAACGCCAGATGGATGGCCAGCGGGCGCTCGAACTGCTTGGCGAGCTTGATGAAACTTTCCGATCCCCACTGGCCCTCTTCTACCTCCAGCAACACAGCTACAAGGAAATTGCCGAGATCCTCGACGTGCCGATCGGCACCGTGATGTCCCGCATTTCAAGAGCGAAGGAGATGCTCCGCCGCCGCATGACCGCCGAGCCGTCCAGCGCACCCAAAAACATCCTTCAACTTCAACCGGAGGCACTCAGACATGGATAA
- the typA gene encoding translational GTPase TypA: MSLKIRNLAIIAHVDHGKTTLVDQLLQAGGTYRDNQAQQERAMDSMDLEKEKGITIKAKNTSIHWEGYTINIVDTPGHADFGAEVERVMKMVDGVLLVVDASGGPQAQTRFVLRKAMQEGLKPIVVVNKIDRPLATPLKVHDQVLELLLDLDADEEQFNAPFCYGSARDGYFMDHPDDERKDCVPLLKKIIEHIPAPKADPEAPFLMLVSNIEWDDYVGRVAVGKVLGGSVKKGDTVWLLREDGTKTQSKVMKTFSYSGLATTDSEGCSAGGIVGVAAGIENVNIGETLAGSADQEPLPFVAIDPPTVSMQFSINDGPLAGKEGKHVTSRAIRDRLMRELKTNISITVEDTDTSGVFNVSARGAMQIAVLVEQMRREGFEVLVSRPVVIFRRDEAGKVLEPFETLYVEAPGDYTQGILKILMNRKGMMEHMDTEASGRVFIQANIPTRGLIGFETELVNLTSGHGIMSHLFKEYAPHAGEIQNRTTGTLVSMDSGAATPYSLQMLEDRGVLFVAPGDAVYEGMLVGENPRVGDLPVNPVKEKHLDNMRSAGKDKTSKLTPAIRFSLERAIEYIDADELVEATPQNIRLRKRILDANARKRAAKGIAYEDRSNRG, from the coding sequence ATGTCCTTGAAGATCCGCAACCTCGCCATTATCGCCCACGTTGACCACGGGAAAACCACGCTCGTGGACCAACTCCTGCAGGCCGGCGGAACCTACCGTGACAACCAAGCCCAGCAAGAGCGTGCCATGGACTCCATGGACCTCGAAAAGGAAAAGGGGATCACCATCAAGGCCAAGAACACTTCCATTCACTGGGAAGGCTACACGATCAACATCGTGGACACCCCTGGCCACGCCGACTTCGGCGCGGAAGTGGAGCGCGTGATGAAGATGGTGGACGGCGTGCTTCTCGTGGTGGACGCCTCCGGCGGACCTCAGGCACAGACCCGCTTCGTGCTCCGCAAGGCGATGCAGGAAGGCCTCAAGCCGATCGTGGTGGTCAACAAGATCGACCGCCCGCTCGCTACGCCGTTGAAGGTTCACGATCAGGTGCTGGAGCTGCTGCTCGACCTGGATGCAGACGAAGAGCAGTTCAATGCTCCCTTCTGTTACGGCTCCGCCCGCGACGGCTACTTCATGGATCACCCGGATGACGAGCGGAAGGACTGCGTGCCGCTCCTCAAGAAGATCATCGAGCACATCCCTGCCCCAAAAGCCGATCCGGAGGCTCCTTTCCTCATGCTCGTCTCTAACATCGAGTGGGACGACTACGTGGGTCGTGTCGCGGTGGGCAAGGTCCTCGGTGGCAGCGTGAAAAAAGGCGACACCGTCTGGCTGCTCCGCGAGGACGGCACCAAGACGCAATCGAAGGTGATGAAGACCTTCAGCTACTCCGGTCTGGCGACCACCGACTCGGAAGGCTGCAGCGCCGGTGGCATCGTCGGCGTCGCCGCTGGCATCGAGAACGTGAATATCGGCGAGACCCTCGCAGGTTCCGCAGATCAAGAGCCGCTTCCCTTCGTCGCAATCGACCCTCCAACCGTGTCGATGCAGTTCTCCATCAATGACGGCCCGCTGGCCGGCAAGGAAGGCAAGCATGTGACCTCCCGCGCCATCCGCGATCGCCTGATGCGCGAGTTGAAGACCAACATCTCCATCACCGTCGAAGACACCGACACCTCCGGCGTCTTCAACGTCTCCGCCCGCGGTGCCATGCAGATCGCCGTGCTGGTCGAACAGATGCGCCGCGAAGGCTTCGAGGTTCTCGTCTCCCGCCCGGTGGTGATTTTCCGCCGCGATGAAGCAGGCAAGGTGCTTGAGCCCTTCGAGACACTCTATGTGGAAGCTCCCGGCGACTACACCCAAGGGATCCTGAAGATCCTCATGAACCGCAAGGGCATGATGGAGCACATGGACACCGAGGCCAGCGGCCGCGTCTTCATCCAGGCAAATATCCCGACTCGTGGCCTGATCGGCTTCGAAACCGAGCTGGTCAACCTGACCTCCGGCCACGGCATCATGAGCCACCTCTTCAAGGAATACGCTCCACACGCGGGCGAAATCCAGAACCGCACGACTGGCACGCTGGTCTCGATGGATTCAGGAGCTGCCACTCCTTACTCGCTCCAGATGCTTGAAGACCGGGGCGTGCTCTTCGTCGCCCCTGGCGATGCCGTCTACGAGGGCATGCTGGTGGGTGAAAATCCGCGCGTGGGTGACCTGCCAGTCAACCCTGTGAAGGAGAAGCACCTCGATAACATGCGCTCCGCCGGCAAGGACAAGACCTCCAAGCTGACCCCTGCGATCCGCTTCTCGCTCGAGCGCGCCATCGAATACATCGATGCCGACGAGCTCGTGGAAGCCACCCCGCAGAACATCCGCTTGCGCAAGCGCATTCTGGACGCCAACGCCCGCAAGCGTGCTGCCAAGGGCATCGCCTACGAGGACCGCAGCAACCGCGGCTGA
- a CDS encoding DUF7452 domain-containing protein, translating to MKLHPTLPSWLSSGLVPFALACLLFTASPATAAGAAAKIYRFTSAPSNTSGSLLTLEHPALNGKSTLRPVITQYSTGVANPHPVGVLYSNLFKKWQIVNEDGEDIPANANFNVMILPTTKPVGVGPANLDGNLAFFTIQKNNAQARLLATHMCNPYPTLQPGMQRNVMGLFYIPAGSRAPQSSARWALFQENGQAQTVSTYHIADVTNLAVAKAPISFRHTAAAANTTGSETVITNPLTDGKPDAVLFIQHVFTEAAPKNVDESLGVRYTDGKWRIFVQDGGALPVTSEFVVAAFPGVSP from the coding sequence ATGAAATTACATCCTACTCTTCCTTCATGGTTGTCCTCCGGGCTCGTCCCGTTCGCCTTGGCCTGCCTGCTGTTCACAGCCTCTCCGGCGACGGCAGCTGGAGCTGCAGCGAAGATCTATCGCTTCACCTCTGCCCCGAGCAATACATCCGGTAGCCTGCTCACCTTGGAACATCCGGCACTGAACGGAAAATCCACTCTTCGCCCGGTCATTACCCAATATTCGACCGGCGTCGCCAATCCCCATCCGGTCGGAGTGCTTTACAGCAATCTGTTCAAGAAATGGCAGATCGTGAACGAGGATGGCGAGGACATCCCCGCGAACGCGAATTTCAACGTCATGATCCTGCCGACTACCAAACCGGTCGGCGTGGGACCTGCGAATCTGGACGGGAATCTGGCGTTCTTCACCATCCAGAAGAACAACGCGCAAGCGAGGCTTCTGGCGACCCACATGTGCAATCCTTACCCGACCTTGCAACCTGGCATGCAGCGTAACGTGATGGGTCTCTTCTACATCCCGGCGGGCTCGCGTGCACCGCAAAGCTCGGCGAGATGGGCCCTTTTCCAAGAAAACGGACAGGCTCAAACTGTGTCGACCTACCATATCGCGGACGTTACCAACCTTGCCGTGGCAAAGGCTCCCATCTCGTTCCGCCACACCGCCGCCGCGGCCAATACCACCGGAAGTGAAACCGTCATCACCAATCCCCTCACCGATGGGAAGCCGGATGCCGTCCTTTTCATCCAGCACGTATTCACCGAGGCCGCCCCGAAGAACGTCGATGAATCGCTGGGGGTGCGCTACACGGACGGAAAATGGCGCATCTTCGTCCAAGATGGCGGTGCCCTGCCCGTCACTTCGGAGTTCGTCGTGGCAGCCTTCCCGGGCGTGAGCCCTTGA